From a single Glycine soja cultivar W05 chromosome 19, ASM419377v2, whole genome shotgun sequence genomic region:
- the LOC114398089 gene encoding trafficking protein particle complex subunit 6B-like, with product MVREVSESCVDSLLTEMVACYCNRFYANKPELAARRIEAIGYQVGHQLSERYTMERPRFTDHLEAIKFICKDFWSELFKKQIDNLKTNHRGTFVLQDNKFRWLARMSIDPSTDNVSPLEDITSPTAESKAAQAMSMHLYFPCGIIRGALSNLGIPCAVSADISNLPACSFVVRIKA from the exons atggttCGGGAAGTATCAGAGAGTTGCGTTGATAGCTTGTTGACGGAGATGGTGGCGTGCTATTGCAATCGATTCTATGCCAACAAGCCTGAACTCGCCGCACGCAGGATCGAGGCCATTGGATATCAGGTCGGTCACCAGCTCTCTGAAAG GTATACCATGGAGCGGCCTCGGTTCACGGATCATCTCGAGGCCATCAAGTTCATCTGCAAGGATTTTTGGTCTGAGCTCTTCAAGAAGCAGATTGACAACTTGAAGACAAACCATAGG GGCACATTTGTATTGCAAGATAATAAATTTCGCTGGCTTGCACGGATGTCAATTGATCCATCCACTGATAATGTTAGTCCACTTGAAGATATTACTTCACCTACAGCTGAAAGCAAGGCAGCACAAGCAATGAGCATGCATCTTTATTTCCCCTGTGGGATCATTAGAGGAGCTCTTTCCAACTTGGGAATTCCTTGTGCAGTTTCTGCGGATATATCAAACCTTCCTGCAT GTTCATTTGTGGTCCGTATAAAAGCTTGA